One part of the Halobacteria archaeon AArc-dxtr1 genome encodes these proteins:
- a CDS encoding Rieske (2Fe-2S) protein, whose translation MSSASRIASLDSIPENSTLVFRVTPVDDADSSSGRTETPAGSDDTVTEAILVRTDDGIACWHNTCQHLTHIPLDKGSGAAMRNGEIICENHGAYFEADTGRCTYGPCEGAYLTELAVAIRENAVYLVDDDYVFSELGPIPTDDTARGSTSNVEL comes from the coding sequence ATGTCGTCTGCCTCCCGAATTGCGTCCCTCGACTCGATTCCCGAGAACTCGACGCTGGTGTTCAGGGTTACGCCGGTCGACGATGCAGACAGCTCCTCCGGACGCACCGAGACGCCCGCTGGTTCGGACGACACGGTGACGGAGGCCATCCTGGTTCGGACCGACGACGGAATCGCCTGCTGGCACAACACTTGCCAGCACCTCACACACATTCCCCTCGACAAGGGATCCGGTGCCGCCATGCGAAACGGCGAGATCATCTGTGAGAACCACGGCGCGTACTTCGAAGCCGATACCGGACGGTGTACCTACGGCCCCTGTGAGGGGGCCTACCTCACGGAGCTCGCGGTCGCGATACGGGAGAATGCGGTGTATCTCGTCGACGACGACTACGTGTTCTCCGAACTTGGCCCGATTCCGACCGATGACACGGCGCGGGGCTCGACGTCGAACGTAGAGCTCTGA
- a CDS encoding saccharopine dehydrogenase NADP-binding domain-containing protein codes for MGSLLLYGAYGYTGRLVASEAVGRELEPIVAGRDAESVREQATALDVDSRVFPLDAPAEIATQLADVDAVVNCAGPFAQTAPPLVEACLETETDYLDITGEIGVFERLSRRDEDARDADVTVLPGVGFEVVPTDCLAAHLAEQLPDADELTLGINSQMTPSRGTIKTLLGQIGDDALVRRDGRLVPIALGSRGPEIDFGDGPEPTVIAPLGDLVTAAHSTGIDTVTTTVAIPGPDWLGRLAPEPSTAARFEPVIDGFAQLLDSRPAETVLGRAINLLPEGPDGRELTTSEAICWGEVRAGDHTERVLLRTPGPYALTAESAAAAAERALAGEASAGFQTPASAFGPDFVLDLARTERTGVELLPA; via the coding sequence ATGGGATCCCTGCTACTCTACGGTGCGTACGGCTACACGGGGCGACTCGTCGCCAGCGAGGCGGTCGGCCGAGAGCTCGAACCGATCGTGGCCGGCCGCGACGCAGAGAGCGTCCGCGAGCAGGCCACAGCACTCGACGTCGACAGCCGGGTCTTTCCGCTAGACGCGCCAGCGGAGATCGCTACCCAGCTCGCAGACGTCGATGCGGTCGTAAACTGCGCCGGCCCGTTCGCCCAGACGGCGCCGCCACTCGTCGAGGCGTGTCTCGAGACGGAGACCGATTACCTCGATATCACCGGCGAAATCGGGGTCTTCGAACGACTCAGCCGCCGAGACGAGGACGCCCGCGACGCCGACGTGACAGTCCTTCCCGGCGTCGGCTTCGAGGTCGTCCCCACGGACTGTCTGGCTGCACACCTCGCCGAGCAACTCCCCGACGCCGACGAACTCACCCTCGGCATCAACAGTCAGATGACACCCTCGCGAGGAACGATCAAGACGCTGCTTGGGCAGATCGGGGACGACGCGCTCGTCCGGCGAGACGGACGGCTCGTCCCCATCGCGCTGGGCAGCCGGGGGCCGGAGATCGACTTCGGGGACGGACCGGAGCCGACCGTGATAGCACCGCTTGGCGACCTCGTCACCGCGGCGCATTCGACTGGGATCGACACCGTCACGACGACCGTCGCGATTCCGGGACCCGACTGGCTCGGCCGGCTGGCACCGGAGCCGTCGACGGCGGCCAGATTTGAGCCAGTGATCGACGGGTTCGCCCAACTGCTTGACTCGCGACCCGCCGAGACAGTCCTCGGTCGGGCAATCAATCTGCTCCCGGAAGGACCGGATGGACGCGAACTCACGACCAGTGAGGCGATCTGCTGGGGCGAGGTCCGAGCCGGCGACCACACTGAGCGCGTGCTTTTACGAACGCCGGGGCCCTACGCGCTGACCGCAGAGTCGGCTGCTGCAGCGGCAGAGCGGGCGCTGGCTGGCGAGGCATCGGCTGGCTTCCAGACGCCGGCGAGCGCGTTCGGCCCCGACTTCGTACTGGACCTCGCGCGGACGGAACGAACGGGAGTCGAATTACTGCCCGCCTGA
- a CDS encoding DUF6069 family protein, with the protein MAAIDTSDAQSLDGRTLLTRGALATVLSVVANWIVLWAALAVDTVEPFDPLSVPPVTLLTVLGALGATLVYGVLTRVSETPDRTFTRLAAVVLVLSFLPDVALLELDPNATVPAVVVLMLMHVVVAVSCVAVLTNVAR; encoded by the coding sequence ATGGCTGCGATCGATACGTCCGACGCGCAGAGCCTCGACGGTCGAACGCTCCTCACACGGGGGGCGCTCGCGACTGTCCTCTCGGTCGTCGCGAACTGGATCGTCCTCTGGGCGGCGCTCGCGGTCGACACCGTCGAGCCGTTCGACCCGCTTTCGGTCCCGCCAGTGACGCTGCTGACGGTCCTCGGTGCGCTGGGTGCGACGCTCGTCTACGGTGTGCTCACCCGCGTCTCGGAGACGCCGGATCGGACGTTTACTCGCCTCGCGGCGGTCGTCCTCGTCCTCTCGTTTCTCCCGGATGTCGCGTTGCTGGAACTCGACCCGAACGCGACGGTGCCCGCGGTCGTCGTTCTCATGCTGATGCACGTCGTCGTCGCGGTGAGCTGCGTGGCAGTCCTGACGAACGTGGCGAGGTAA
- a CDS encoding aminotransferase class IV: MTDDLLYHVDGDLVPASEATVRVDDRGFRYGDGVFETLRAYGGKLFEWHAHADRLERSARALGIDHGLSRTGLRGRIDETLRANGLDNAYVRLSITRGVQPGKLTPDPEVDPTVVVYVASLPRGGTAGDPVWDAPARVERVETRRIPDAAVPSAAKTHNYLNGILARRELEDGDEALLCDTDGFLAEGATSNLFFVDDGALHTPTTEGPVLPGITRRVVIELARDAEVPIAEGRYEPARLADASEAFLTNTTWEIRPIASVDGEAVGGEAVGGDAVDTGPITDRLAQLYRERVEKRCY; the protein is encoded by the coding sequence ATGACCGACGACCTGCTGTACCACGTCGACGGCGACCTCGTGCCCGCGAGCGAGGCGACCGTTCGCGTCGACGACCGCGGCTTTCGCTACGGCGACGGCGTCTTCGAGACACTCCGGGCCTACGGCGGGAAGCTCTTCGAGTGGCACGCCCACGCCGACCGCCTCGAGCGTTCCGCACGGGCGCTCGGAATCGATCACGGACTCTCCCGAACCGGCCTGCGGGGCCGAATCGACGAGACTCTGCGGGCGAACGGGCTCGACAACGCTTACGTCCGGCTCTCGATTACTCGCGGGGTCCAGCCCGGCAAACTCACGCCCGATCCCGAGGTCGACCCGACGGTCGTCGTCTACGTCGCCTCGCTTCCCAGGGGCGGTACGGCTGGCGATCCGGTCTGGGACGCGCCCGCCCGGGTCGAGCGCGTAGAGACCCGCCGGATTCCGGATGCGGCAGTTCCGTCGGCGGCGAAGACGCACAACTACCTGAACGGTATCCTCGCCAGGCGGGAGCTCGAGGACGGCGACGAGGCGCTCCTGTGTGACACGGACGGCTTCCTCGCGGAGGGCGCGACGAGCAACCTCTTCTTCGTCGACGACGGGGCTCTTCACACCCCGACGACCGAGGGACCGGTACTCCCGGGAATCACCCGCCGAGTCGTCATCGAACTCGCCCGGGACGCCGAGGTTCCCATCGCCGAGGGCCGGTACGAGCCTGCGCGATTGGCGGACGCCTCCGAGGCGTTTCTGACGAACACGACCTGGGAGATCCGACCGATCGCGAGCGTCGACGGCGAGGCTGTAGGCGGCGAGGCTGTAGGCGGCGATGCGGTCGACACCGGGCCGATAACCGACCGTCTCGCGCAGTTGTACCGAGAGCGCGTCGAAAAGCGCTGTTACTGA
- a CDS encoding aminodeoxychorismate/anthranilate synthase component II — protein MSDDRSNRLLVVDNYDSFAYNLVQYVGEVADEVVVRRNDEIDLAGVGELDPTGIVVSPGPGTPAEAGISIPLFRETEYPILGVCLGHQALCAANGAPVVHAPSVVHGKPSVVSHDGEGLFDGLPERFQVGRYHSLAVEREDLPDSLVETARTADERGVLMAVRHRERPHLGVQFHPESILTREPEPAESEPIASGSGDPAAAPDPAATDPNATTVAGSVGAGREISLAVGKRMIRNFCAFAAEYDADE, from the coding sequence GTGAGTGACGATCGCAGCAACCGGTTGCTGGTCGTCGACAACTACGACTCCTTCGCGTACAACCTCGTCCAGTACGTTGGGGAGGTAGCCGACGAGGTCGTGGTCCGGCGCAACGACGAGATCGACCTCGCGGGCGTGGGCGAACTCGACCCGACGGGGATCGTCGTTTCGCCCGGGCCCGGCACACCCGCGGAGGCGGGGATCTCGATTCCCCTCTTCCGGGAGACCGAGTATCCGATCCTCGGTGTCTGTCTGGGCCACCAGGCGCTCTGTGCGGCCAACGGCGCGCCCGTCGTCCACGCTCCCTCGGTCGTCCACGGCAAGCCCTCGGTCGTCTCCCACGACGGTGAGGGGCTGTTCGACGGCCTCCCCGAGCGCTTCCAGGTCGGCCGGTATCACTCCCTGGCCGTCGAGCGCGAGGATCTGCCGGATAGCCTTGTCGAGACAGCCCGTACCGCCGACGAGCGGGGCGTGCTGATGGCGGTGCGCCATCGCGAGCGTCCCCACCTGGGCGTCCAGTTTCACCCCGAGAGCATCCTCACCCGCGAGCCGGAGCCGGCCGAGTCAGAGCCAATTGCGTCCGGCTCGGGCGACCCCGCCGCCGCTCCCGACCCGGCAGCCACCGATCCGAACGCGACGACGGTCGCGGGATCCGTCGGTGCGGGCCGGGAGATCTCGCTTGCGGTCGGCAAACGGATGATCCGGAACTTCTGTGCGTTCGCCGCCGAGTACGACGCTGACGAGTGA
- the pabB gene encoding aminodeoxychorismate synthase, component I: MTEPQVVTTLASFREAVSSAPDGRDASVASRAEDDRPGSTELRVPVEVRVQVEDPFLAYRRAREPGTSDGSFLETTGGQAGWGYFGVDPTDRLTVGADAVSRGGDGSPTLDALESRLALEDLVRGDCDVPYPCGVIGWLSYDVARELEELPTDADDDRGLPRFEGRVYDRLAAWEIQGGDGVTTSATDSDADDEPVTLRVTACPRVELDGDAAVEAAYERGRERALELAEAALSGDPSHGGPPVAATEATFESDCDREAFAERVRRVKAYIRDGDTFQANISQRLAAPAAVHPVAAYDALRRVNPAPYSCLLELRAADLVSASPELLLERNGDFVRTEPIAGTRPRGETPEADRELEVDLLTDEKERAEHAMLVDLERNDLGKVCQYGSVDVAEYRRVDRYSEVMHLVSDVTGRLRADATLADAIAAVFPGGTITGAPKPRTMEIIDEVETTRRGPYTGSVGLFGFDGRATLNIVIRTLVCHAEEYHLRVGAGIVHDSEPGREYDETLDKARALITAIDEALGERVEMALSADGGEPRE, encoded by the coding sequence ATGACGGAGCCGCAGGTCGTCACCACGCTCGCGTCCTTCCGGGAGGCCGTTTCCAGCGCTCCAGACGGCCGAGATGCGAGCGTCGCTTCTCGCGCCGAAGACGACCGCCCCGGCTCCACCGAACTCCGGGTTCCCGTCGAGGTTCGCGTTCAGGTCGAGGACCCGTTTTTAGCGTATCGTCGGGCTCGCGAGCCCGGCACATCCGACGGTTCCTTCCTCGAAACGACCGGCGGACAGGCCGGATGGGGCTACTTCGGTGTCGACCCGACCGACCGGCTCACTGTCGGCGCGGACGCGGTCTCGCGAGGCGGCGACGGCTCCCCCACGCTAGACGCTCTCGAGAGTCGGCTGGCGCTCGAGGATCTCGTTCGTGGCGACTGTGATGTCCCCTACCCCTGCGGTGTGATCGGCTGGCTATCCTACGACGTGGCTCGGGAGCTCGAGGAGCTCCCGACCGACGCCGACGACGATCGGGGACTGCCCCGGTTCGAGGGCCGCGTCTACGACCGGCTCGCGGCCTGGGAAATCCAGGGAGGCGACGGTGTCACGACCTCCGCGACGGATTCCGACGCCGACGACGAACCGGTCACGCTGCGGGTGACGGCCTGTCCGCGCGTCGAGCTGGACGGCGACGCCGCCGTCGAGGCGGCCTACGAGCGTGGCCGCGAGCGCGCACTCGAACTCGCGGAGGCAGCCCTCTCGGGCGACCCGAGCCATGGTGGTCCGCCCGTCGCCGCGACCGAGGCAACTTTCGAGAGCGACTGCGACCGCGAGGCGTTCGCTGAGCGCGTCCGCCGGGTCAAGGCGTACATCCGCGACGGCGACACCTTCCAGGCGAACATCTCCCAGCGACTCGCCGCCCCCGCGGCGGTCCACCCCGTCGCCGCCTACGACGCCCTCCGCCGGGTGAATCCGGCCCCCTACTCCTGCCTGCTCGAACTTCGCGCCGCCGATCTGGTCAGCGCGAGTCCCGAACTCCTGTTAGAACGCAACGGTGACTTCGTCCGTACGGAACCCATCGCCGGCACCCGCCCCCGCGGCGAGACCCCGGAGGCGGACCGCGAACTCGAGGTCGATCTGCTGACCGACGAGAAAGAGCGCGCCGAGCACGCGATGTTGGTCGATCTGGAACGGAACGACCTCGGGAAGGTCTGTCAGTACGGCTCGGTCGACGTCGCCGAGTACCGCCGGGTCGACCGCTACTCCGAGGTGATGCACCTCGTCTCAGACGTGACCGGCCGCCTGCGGGCCGACGCCACGCTCGCGGACGCGATCGCGGCGGTCTTCCCCGGCGGGACGATCACAGGCGCGCCGAAGCCCCGGACGATGGAGATCATCGACGAGGTCGAGACGACCCGTCGGGGCCCCTACACCGGCAGCGTCGGCCTCTTCGGCTTCGACGGGCGGGCGACGCTCAACATCGTGATCCGGACGCTCGTCTGCCACGCCGAGGAGTACCACCTCCGGGTCGGCGCCGGCATCGTCCACGACTCCGAGCCCGGTCGGGAGTACGACGAGACCCTCGACAAGGCCCGGGCGCTGATCACCGCGATCGACGAGGCCCTCGGCGAGCGCGTCGAGATGGCGCTTTCGGCCGACGGGGGTGAGCCACGTGAGTGA
- a CDS encoding helix-hairpin-helix domain-containing protein, producing the protein MALIQKLKSLLGLGGDDEPARSRDVSVTVERERSIESTEEPDDAAAAGTSAAGSTDSMTQTPAEPESAAEPGEAAGPTDADAAPSTEKTADDRPTSDVDESDDEPEEMASEDEPEPEIDDTADEADGDEEADSGVEESDPAADQATAEEDEGGDAADAVAEETADEVDDAASSDDDSDAADEAEAGEPVDVIKGIGPAYADRLADAGVETVTELAAADAGDLAEQTEISEKRLQGWINRAEVR; encoded by the coding sequence ATGGCACTCATTCAGAAGCTAAAGTCGTTGCTCGGACTCGGCGGTGACGACGAACCCGCGCGATCGCGCGACGTGAGCGTAACCGTCGAACGCGAGCGATCGATAGAGAGCACCGAGGAACCTGACGACGCCGCCGCAGCCGGCACCTCGGCCGCCGGATCGACTGACTCGATGACGCAGACGCCGGCAGAGCCGGAGTCGGCGGCCGAGCCTGGCGAAGCGGCAGGGCCGACCGACGCCGACGCGGCGCCCTCGACGGAGAAAACGGCCGACGACAGACCGACCTCCGATGTCGACGAATCGGATGACGAACCCGAAGAGATGGCATCTGAGGACGAGCCGGAACCCGAAATCGACGACACGGCCGACGAGGCCGACGGCGACGAAGAAGCCGATTCGGGCGTCGAGGAGTCCGACCCCGCTGCGGACCAGGCGACCGCCGAGGAGGATGAGGGAGGCGACGCCGCAGACGCGGTTGCTGAAGAGACTGCAGACGAGGTCGACGACGCTGCCTCGAGCGACGACGATTCCGACGCTGCAGACGAGGCGGAAGCGGGCGAACCCGTCGACGTGATCAAGGGAATCGGGCCGGCCTACGCCGACCGCCTGGCCGATGCGGGCGTCGAGACCGTCACTGAGCTGGCAGCTGCCGACGCGGGCGACCTCGCCGAGCAGACTGAAATCTCCGAGAAGCGACTCCAGGGCTGGATCAATCGGGCAGAAGTCCGCTGA
- a CDS encoding shikimate dehydrogenase, translated as MHVFGLLGNPVGHSLSPPMHEAGYEALGIDARYVTFEPEIDEIEAAVRGAQALDVRGLNVTIPFKQDVLDVVEPDELAQRIGAVNTIDFSGDAPTGHNTDAAGAIRALRDHDVAIDGAHAVVVGAGGAGRAIAFGLADAGATVEIANRTESTAHELAQAVPGATGYGLGALPDRLAEADVLVNATSVGMEEDATPVPADALHGELAVLDAVYRPLETRLLRDAAAAGATTVDGAWMLLYQGVAAFERWLDVDAPVEPMNAALREHL; from the coding sequence ATGCACGTCTTTGGACTACTCGGAAACCCCGTCGGCCACTCGCTGTCCCCGCCGATGCACGAAGCGGGATACGAGGCGCTCGGGATCGACGCCCGCTACGTCACCTTCGAACCCGAGATCGACGAGATCGAGGCCGCCGTCCGGGGCGCCCAGGCGCTCGACGTTCGCGGGCTGAACGTGACGATCCCGTTCAAACAGGACGTCCTCGACGTCGTCGAACCGGACGAGTTGGCCCAGCGCATCGGCGCCGTGAACACGATCGACTTCTCGGGCGATGCGCCGACCGGCCACAACACGGACGCCGCGGGTGCGATCCGCGCGCTGCGCGACCACGACGTCGCGATCGACGGCGCGCACGCCGTCGTCGTCGGCGCCGGCGGTGCGGGACGAGCGATCGCGTTCGGTCTCGCCGACGCGGGCGCAACCGTTGAGATCGCCAACCGGACCGAGTCGACCGCCCACGAGCTGGCCCAAGCGGTTCCCGGAGCGACGGGGTACGGACTCGGCGCACTTCCCGATAGACTCGCCGAGGCCGACGTCCTCGTCAACGCCACGAGCGTCGGCATGGAAGAAGACGCGACGCCGGTTCCGGCCGACGCCCTCCACGGCGAGCTGGCAGTCCTCGACGCCGTCTACCGCCCGCTCGAGACGCGCCTCCTCCGGGACGCGGCGGCCGCGGGAGCCACCACGGTCGACGGCGCCTGGATGCTGCTCTACCAGGGCGTCGCCGCCTTCGAACGCTGGCTCGACGTCGACGCGCCGGTCGAACCGATGAACGCGGCGCTCCGCGAACACCTCTAG
- a CDS encoding calcium/sodium antiporter, producing the protein MALGPDLVVPVVLLAAGIVALYVGAELLVSGAGGLAFGIGLRAATVGVTVIAFATTAPELFVATIGALDVSTDVGLGAIIGSNVANIGLVLGLAALIRPLSISTVAMTRHVPFMVLSAFLLVALAWNGELGRLDGLVMLAALAGFTAYLLYYVNADPAPMVDDPDARNGVQARDVALVLGGLLALVVGSRWLISGSVDLLSAFGFSDLFIGLTVLALGTSLPELAASVVGALRGETQFAIGNVVGSNVYNILAVLGLVAVITPIPVSSGTLRFELPALVAFTVVLVAMMGYGRRLTRLDGLALLAGYVGFIYLLLP; encoded by the coding sequence ATGGCGCTCGGTCCCGACCTAGTGGTTCCCGTCGTCTTGCTGGCGGCAGGGATCGTTGCGCTCTACGTCGGCGCGGAGCTGCTCGTCTCGGGCGCTGGCGGGCTCGCGTTCGGAATCGGCCTCCGGGCGGCCACTGTCGGCGTCACCGTCATCGCGTTCGCGACGACCGCTCCCGAACTGTTCGTCGCGACCATCGGCGCGCTCGACGTCTCGACCGACGTCGGCCTCGGAGCGATCATCGGCTCGAACGTCGCCAACATCGGTCTCGTACTCGGGCTCGCAGCACTGATACGGCCGCTGTCGATCAGCACGGTCGCGATGACGCGCCACGTCCCGTTCATGGTGCTGTCGGCGTTCCTGCTGGTCGCGCTCGCGTGGAACGGGGAGCTGGGCCGACTCGACGGACTCGTGATGCTCGCCGCACTCGCGGGCTTTACCGCGTACCTGCTGTACTACGTCAACGCAGATCCCGCGCCGATGGTCGACGATCCGGACGCTCGAAACGGCGTCCAAGCACGTGACGTTGCGCTGGTCCTCGGCGGTTTGCTCGCGCTCGTGGTCGGCTCGCGGTGGCTGATCTCCGGCAGCGTCGATCTCCTCTCGGCGTTCGGCTTCTCCGATCTGTTCATCGGGCTCACGGTGCTCGCGCTCGGCACCTCCCTGCCCGAGCTCGCAGCGTCGGTCGTGGGAGCGCTGCGCGGAGAGACCCAGTTCGCGATCGGAAACGTGGTGGGTTCGAACGTCTACAACATCCTCGCCGTGCTCGGGCTCGTAGCGGTGATCACGCCGATCCCCGTCTCGTCGGGAACCCTGCGGTTCGAACTCCCCGCGCTCGTCGCGTTCACCGTCGTCCTCGTCGCGATGATGGGGTACGGGCGACGACTCACGCGCCTGGACGGACTCGCACTGCTCGCGGGCTACGTCGGCTTTATCTACCTGTTACTGCCCTGA
- the ftsZ gene encoding cell division protein FtsZ: protein MDSIIDDAIDEAEADVEGDSEAVGYEEDTGTDADPSGTMTDDELLDVLDDLQTDITVVGCGGAGGNTVNRMDEEGIHGAKLVAANTDVQHLVEIDADTKILMGEQKTGGRGAGSLPQVGEEAALESQQDIYDAIDGSDMVFVTAGLGGGTGTGSAPVVAKAAREAGALTISIVTTPFTAEGEVRRTNAEAGLERLRDVSDTVIVVPNDRLLDSVGKLPVKQAFKVSDEVLMRSVKGITELITKPGLVNLDFADVRTVMERGGVAMIGLGEADSEAKAEDSVKTALRSPLLDVDISGASSALVNVTGGNDMSIEEAEGVVEEIYDRIDPDARIIWGTSIDESLEGSMRTMIVVTGVESPQIYGRPEGEAVQPETEDVDFVD from the coding sequence ATGGACTCAATTATCGACGACGCCATCGACGAGGCCGAAGCCGACGTCGAGGGCGATTCGGAGGCGGTCGGCTACGAGGAGGATACCGGGACCGATGCCGACCCATCGGGAACGATGACCGACGACGAACTGCTCGACGTTCTCGACGACCTCCAGACAGACATCACGGTCGTGGGGTGTGGCGGCGCCGGGGGCAACACCGTAAACCGGATGGACGAGGAAGGGATCCACGGTGCAAAGCTCGTCGCCGCGAACACGGACGTCCAGCACTTAGTCGAGATCGATGCCGACACCAAGATCCTGATGGGAGAGCAAAAGACCGGCGGCCGCGGGGCCGGTTCGCTGCCCCAGGTCGGCGAGGAGGCTGCCCTCGAGAGCCAGCAGGACATCTACGACGCCATCGACGGCTCCGATATGGTCTTCGTTACGGCGGGTCTCGGCGGCGGTACCGGCACTGGCTCTGCGCCCGTCGTCGCCAAGGCGGCCCGCGAGGCCGGTGCACTCACCATCTCGATCGTCACGACGCCGTTTACCGCAGAGGGGGAGGTTCGCCGGACGAACGCCGAGGCCGGTCTCGAACGGCTGCGTGACGTCTCCGACACCGTCATCGTCGTGCCGAACGACCGGCTGCTCGACTCCGTCGGCAAACTGCCGGTCAAGCAGGCCTTTAAAGTCTCCGACGAGGTGTTGATGCGCTCGGTGAAGGGCATCACCGAACTGATCACCAAGCCGGGCCTCGTCAACCTGGACTTCGCCGACGTCCGCACCGTGATGGAACGCGGCGGCGTCGCGATGATCGGCCTCGGCGAGGCTGACTCCGAGGCGAAAGCCGAAGACTCTGTCAAGACCGCGCTCCGATCGCCGCTGCTCGACGTCGATATCTCCGGTGCGAGTTCTGCGCTGGTCAACGTCACCGGCGGCAACGACATGTCTATCGAGGAAGCCGAGGGCGTCGTCGAGGAGATCTACGACCGGATCGACCCCGACGCACGGATCATCTGGGGGACGTCGATCGACGAGAGTCTGGAGGGATCGATGCGAACCATGATCGTCGTCACGGGCGTCGAGTCACCCCAGATCTACGGTCGGCCGGAGGGCGAGGCCGTCCAGCCAGAGACCGAAGACGTCGACTTCGTCGACTGA
- a CDS encoding 2Fe-2S iron-sulfur cluster-binding protein, which translates to MTEYTVEFVGTGETITCSDKETILSRCLEEGIAQEYSCRVGMCLACSAEILDGEVTQPAARGLTEAEAERYALTCMARPQSDLKLERGVYPPSIEADVEAAGDAAPADD; encoded by the coding sequence ATGACAGAGTACACCGTCGAATTCGTCGGGACCGGCGAGACGATCACCTGCTCGGACAAAGAGACAATCCTCAGTCGGTGTCTCGAGGAAGGGATCGCCCAGGAGTACTCCTGCCGGGTCGGGATGTGTCTGGCCTGCTCTGCCGAAATTCTCGACGGTGAGGTCACCCAGCCTGCCGCCCGCGGCCTCACGGAGGCCGAAGCCGAACGCTACGCGCTGACCTGTATGGCTCGCCCCCAATCAGATCTCAAACTCGAGCGCGGTGTCTATCCGCCGAGCATCGAGGCCGATGTCGAAGCGGCGGGCGACGCCGCACCTGCCGACGACTGA